A window of Arcobacter acticola genomic DNA:
TTAAACTGTTCATTAACTTTTAGAGTTATCTCTCTGGCATGTGAAACTACTTTACCTGCGATATTATAAAGCTTGTATCTGATTGTTTTTACTGTATGTTTTTGCATATTAGAGTCTAAAATCTGTTTGAATAGTAAAAACAGATTATATGCTAAAGTACCAATGGCAAAGTAAAAGGCATTTGCTTGTGTGTTGGATGTTGGAAGATAACTCATATTAAAGCCATTCTTTAACTCTTTAATCTTGTTCTCACTTGTTTCACCACGTTGACGATGAAGTTTAATAATCTCTTCAGAGCTTAAATCATTATCATTTGTAGCAATACAGTAATAAATCTCATCTTGATATTGCATCATCACTTCATCCGATATATACTCCTCCATTGTCGGAAGAATCGGTGTTATATCTTTTTTAATTACTATCATCCGAAAAGCATTATCTGTATCTTGCATTGTATGTGTAAACTCTGAAACTTTCTCTCTTTTGGAAAAAAATTGCCATGTATCATCTTTAATATCTTTGATTGAATCAAATACATTCTTGTTCTTTTTAGCTGTTACAGTAAAAAGAATATTTTCTTTATCGCAGTGGTTAAAAATAGCAGCTTGATACGAAGCACTATCAGCACGAAACCTATCAAACTTTACTCCGATTGGAAGTTGTCCTTGGCACTGCTTGATAAACTCTAAGTTTTTGCTTGCAGGTGCCTCATTACCCTCTTTGAAATCAACATCAATTACATATCCGCCATTAATATGTCCAACCATAGGCATATAACCAGGTGCATTTTTATAAGACCACTTTGCAGTATTTTTATGTGCTTCAATAAATGTAGCATCTATGTCTAAGATAAGCTCTTCACTTTTGATACTTTTTAGAAATCTTTTTAAGAACTGTTTGTTGATCTTTCTTATTCCATCTTCCCCGATAGTCTTATGCTTATGAAGATATTTTGTGAACGCTGATGCTGTTGGAATATTATCCATTTTTAGAAGTGTTGAGAGTGCTGTATCTAATCGTATCTCTTTAATATCATCAAGAACTCTACCCCCACTGTGAAGCATTAGAATCAATGGATAAATAAATTCAAACGGAGTATATCCGTTTGGATGTTTAGCTAAAGGAAGGTTTGTATTGCAAAGACTCTCAAGGTTTATACCTTTGAGATACTCCCCAAATATTGCTACACCTGTTCTAGGAGTTAATTTTTCGTTTGTGGATTGTAGTTTGAAATTTAAGATAGTCTGTGCCATAATCTAATCCTGAGTTAGAAAAAGTTACACCCAGTAGGTGAAAGTTTTAGGTGTAACTTTTTCGCTTTAAAGTACCTAATTATAGAGCAAGTCGGCTTGTTGTCTAATTTAGTATGGAATTATTAGGGTTGAGCTTATTGTTTTGTCGTGTCGAAACTTCCATTTATTTGGACATTATCAGATGATTGCATAATTACTTTACCTTGGGCTATATCTGCCTCGCTTCCATAAAATGTTCCAGAGTTCTGACCTCCTATAGTAGTTCCTGTTGGAGAAATATCAAAGGTAGAATTTGATTTATTTATATCTCCATCAAAAGTTAAAGTTCTTGATGTTCCATCTCCCACATCTTTTAAGTTAATTGCTCCATTTGATATTTGATTGCTTGCTGAACCAAAATCTACGTCCATTGATATTGATGTATTAGTTGGAATTTGAACTTTTTCACTATTTATATTTAATAAATATTGTTTTCC
This region includes:
- a CDS encoding IS1380 family transposase, which produces MAQTILNFKLQSTNEKLTPRTGVAIFGEYLKGINLESLCNTNLPLAKHPNGYTPFEFIYPLILMLHSGGRVLDDIKEIRLDTALSTLLKMDNIPTASAFTKYLHKHKTIGEDGIRKINKQFLKRFLKSIKSEELILDIDATFIEAHKNTAKWSYKNAPGYMPMVGHINGGYVIDVDFKEGNEAPASKNLEFIKQCQGQLPIGVKFDRFRADSASYQAAIFNHCDKENILFTVTAKKNKNVFDSIKDIKDDTWQFFSKREKVSEFTHTMQDTDNAFRMIVIKKDITPILPTMEEYISDEVMMQYQDEIYYCIATNDNDLSSEEIIKLHRQRGETSENKIKELKNGFNMSYLPTSNTQANAFYFAIGTLAYNLFLLFKQILDSNMQKHTVKTIRYKLYNIAGKVVSHAREITLKVNEQFKELLQNIRYRAYEESLQ